One genomic window of Stieleria sp. JC731 includes the following:
- a CDS encoding type II secretion system protein J, which produces MTFFFPADRRCHCRQSALTLIELVVALTLASIMMVTLLRMTGIITRETTQIQRQHIDRSAALRLSDRIRVDFENARAFRVDTGLIELGGYIAPGHLPGRVRYQVIGMLNTNALVRQFNGRQEICWLGVGGINVDLLSEVEQHSGTDSSYPDLVPIPDRIRITLTDDRNRLLIREVIHHHAQ; this is translated from the coding sequence ATGACCTTCTTCTTTCCGGCTGATCGGCGTTGCCATTGCCGACAATCCGCATTGACGTTGATCGAACTTGTCGTCGCGTTGACCTTAGCCTCGATCATGATGGTCACGCTTCTTCGGATGACCGGAATCATCACAAGAGAGACAACTCAGATCCAACGACAACACATCGATCGATCCGCAGCCCTACGTCTATCCGACAGAATCCGAGTTGACTTCGAAAATGCTCGAGCGTTTCGCGTGGACACCGGTCTTATCGAACTCGGTGGCTACATCGCCCCGGGGCACCTTCCCGGTCGAGTTCGATATCAGGTCATCGGGATGTTGAACACAAACGCTTTGGTCCGGCAGTTCAACGGTCGCCAGGAAATCTGCTGGCTGGGTGTCGGCGGAATCAATGTCGACCTGCTAAGCGAAGTCGAGCAGCATTCAGGAACAGATTCATCGTATCCGGATCTTGTACCGATCCCCGATCGTATCCGAATCACACTAACGGACGATCGCAACCGGCTGCTCATACGTGAGGTGATCCATCATCATGCTCAGTAG
- a CDS encoding prepilin-type N-terminal cleavage/methylation domain-containing protein has translation MPPQSCPHRRSGLTLIEVVVALTLMATILAGSLMAFSSHRRQLASAEKRFQLTIIADDLLETLTSRPDGLPRNSTGFVPGQPSLRWQTSVVSQTELATLPVHIIRFAIFDSADLAKPALQVDLVQEANSL, from the coding sequence ATGCCACCGCAAAGCTGCCCACATCGGCGTTCAGGCTTGACCCTCATTGAAGTCGTCGTCGCATTGACGTTGATGGCGACGATTCTTGCCGGTTCGCTAATGGCTTTTTCGAGTCATCGTCGGCAGCTCGCATCAGCAGAGAAACGTTTTCAACTGACCATCATTGCCGATGACCTATTGGAAACACTGACATCACGGCCCGATGGGCTTCCCCGCAACAGCACCGGTTTTGTCCCTGGCCAACCATCATTGCGTTGGCAAACTTCAGTCGTAAGCCAAACCGAACTGGCAACCCTACCGGTCCACATCATCCGATTCGCGATCTTCGATTCGGCAGACCTTGCGAAGCCGGCGCTGCAGGTTGACCTCGTCCAAGAGGCCAACAGCTTATGA
- the gspG gene encoding type II secretion system major pseudopilin GspG has product MFCNSPQIIQPIHRHRKRSRHAFSLVELIVVMVILGMLAGLVAIRTRGYLVNSRKNAVKAEIATIVKALDTFRLDQGRFPTEDEGLQILTEPTTTWEEGFLSKVPVDPWKTPYQYFVTGDGFEVISLGADGREGGEGEDADFSSEMLDESL; this is encoded by the coding sequence ATGTTCTGTAACTCGCCTCAAATAATTCAACCAATTCATCGTCATCGCAAGCGAAGTCGGCACGCGTTCTCACTTGTCGAATTGATCGTGGTGATGGTCATCTTGGGAATGCTGGCAGGTCTGGTGGCGATTCGGACACGCGGCTACCTCGTCAATTCGCGTAAGAATGCTGTGAAAGCCGAGATCGCAACGATTGTCAAAGCACTTGATACATTCCGGCTCGATCAAGGCCGATTTCCTACCGAAGACGAAGGGCTACAGATCCTGACCGAACCGACCACAACTTGGGAAGAAGGATTCCTTAGCAAAGTCCCTGTCGACCCTTGGAAAACGCCTTACCAATACTTCGTCACGGGCGATGGATTCGAAGTGATCAGCCTGGGCGCGGACGGGCGTGAAGGCGGTGAAGGCGAAGATGCCGACTTTTCAAGTGAGATGTTGGATGAATCGCTGTGA
- a CDS encoding type II secretion system F family protein has protein sequence MAVFSYIGTDQTQATVRGTVRADTARQARDVLREQGIRVRKIAESLDQRAQIQKQATFSLPSLGMAKQSTSVIAELSMLLHAGVPLLDAFDTITDQYSGRFRSALLSVRERVAAGESLASAMQSRPDLFDETTIQMVEVGENAGTLETVLSQVADFKQRQSRFTDAVTTALVYPAFLVCFGTAAGIFLMTGVLPPLLENLEETLPALPWPTRVAKRLSETLIDYRWWWIIGTSILAFLLAGAVKTPRWRSHLDQIVVRVPLLGPMIIKQNVSRIAMVIATLSRSGVELTKAFDLAARSVRNTRFRDALKQTGERIAAGQEIAEALSVDNVFPPLAIRVFSVGQESGKLDEMLFRLADDYDEQVKTTSARLTALVEPVLILVLAVMVGFLLLATILPILEAGNVL, from the coding sequence ATGGCTGTCTTTTCATACATCGGAACCGACCAAACCCAAGCAACCGTGCGGGGCACCGTGCGAGCGGACACCGCTCGGCAAGCTCGTGACGTGCTGCGTGAACAGGGAATTCGCGTCCGCAAAATCGCGGAGAGTCTGGACCAACGGGCACAGATTCAAAAACAGGCAACGTTCTCCCTGCCATCGCTGGGAATGGCCAAGCAATCGACCAGTGTGATTGCCGAACTGTCGATGCTGTTGCACGCGGGTGTTCCGCTTCTTGATGCGTTTGATACGATCACTGACCAGTACAGCGGACGGTTTCGTTCAGCCTTACTGTCGGTCCGAGAACGAGTTGCCGCTGGCGAATCACTCGCATCCGCCATGCAGTCTCGACCCGACTTATTTGACGAAACCACCATCCAAATGGTCGAAGTCGGCGAAAACGCGGGAACGCTGGAAACGGTGCTATCGCAAGTCGCCGATTTCAAGCAACGACAATCGCGATTCACCGATGCTGTCACAACGGCATTGGTTTACCCCGCGTTCCTTGTCTGCTTCGGAACCGCGGCAGGCATATTCTTGATGACGGGCGTCCTACCACCGCTGTTGGAAAACCTGGAAGAGACACTACCGGCATTGCCTTGGCCAACCCGCGTTGCCAAACGACTCAGCGAGACCCTGATCGATTATCGTTGGTGGTGGATCATCGGCACATCCATCCTCGCTTTCCTACTGGCCGGCGCTGTCAAAACGCCTCGATGGCGAAGCCACCTTGATCAAATCGTCGTTCGGGTTCCGCTGCTGGGACCGATGATCATCAAACAAAACGTATCACGTATCGCGATGGTCATCGCCACACTTTCCCGCAGTGGCGTGGAACTTACAAAAGCATTCGACTTGGCCGCGCGTTCGGTCAGAAATACAAGATTCCGCGACGCGTTGAAACAGACCGGCGAACGTATCGCGGCCGGTCAAGAAATTGCGGAAGCCTTGTCGGTCGACAACGTTTTCCCGCCCTTAGCTATTCGCGTGTTTTCGGTCGGTCAAGAATCCGGCAAACTCGACGAGATGCTTTTCCGTTTGGCTGACGACTATGATGAACAAGTCAAAACAACATCGGCGAGACTGACAGCACTTGTCGAACCGGTTTTGATCCTAGTCCTGGCTGTCATGGTCGGCTTCTTATTATTGGCCACGATCCTACCTATCCTGGAAGCAGGAAATGTTCTGTAA
- a CDS encoding GspE/PulE family protein, giving the protein MSPSIREIADHLRMPVAEDLSGLTASDDFVRRINIGHARQHVVMGFRAKQADEIWLAIDSVSGLDQVDIVSRALSQQSTGELRRMQVRPIPASTAAIQAAINAAYTAQSSQTQQVIDSIDRDSLLTEIAQLGPREDLLDTEGRAPVIRLVNHILFDAVKAGASDIHIQPYEDRLMVRQRIDGVLFDTFEIPKGIQEEVLSRVKVLGKMNIAEKRLPQDGRATVQLGDRVVDLRIASLPTSHNERIVIRLLDKSARLYTLAELGMPADELTAFRSLINRDHGLILVTGPTGSGKSTTLYGALSELDSEELNILTLEDPIEYQLDGISQTQINEKKGMTFASGMRSVLRQDPDIIMVGEIRDSETAMMAIQASLTGHLVFSTLHTNDAASAVTRLLDLGIEPYLVSSSLVASLAQRLVRRLCPECKRPTPSDSGCDTVEFQPGGCETCRQTGFSGRVGLFELLTIDDPCRELIGQRASAAMIRESGLKSGMKLLATDGRQKVIQGITTMDEVQRVTTL; this is encoded by the coding sequence ATGAGCCCGTCGATTCGCGAAATCGCCGATCATCTGCGGATGCCTGTCGCAGAAGATCTGTCAGGCTTAACGGCAAGTGACGACTTTGTTCGACGCATCAACATCGGCCATGCCCGCCAGCATGTCGTCATGGGATTCCGAGCCAAGCAAGCTGACGAAATCTGGCTGGCTATTGATTCCGTGTCTGGGCTCGATCAAGTCGACATCGTTTCCCGTGCGTTGTCGCAACAGTCGACTGGTGAACTACGACGGATGCAAGTTCGTCCGATACCCGCGTCAACGGCAGCGATTCAAGCGGCAATCAACGCAGCCTACACAGCACAATCGAGTCAAACCCAGCAAGTCATCGACTCAATCGATCGCGACTCGCTGCTAACTGAAATCGCGCAGCTCGGACCACGTGAAGACCTTTTGGATACCGAAGGCCGCGCTCCGGTGATTCGATTGGTCAATCACATTTTGTTCGATGCCGTAAAAGCAGGTGCGTCGGATATCCACATCCAGCCGTACGAAGATCGCTTAATGGTTCGGCAGCGGATTGACGGGGTCTTGTTTGACACCTTCGAAATCCCCAAAGGCATCCAGGAAGAGGTGCTTTCGCGGGTCAAGGTGCTTGGCAAAATGAATATTGCCGAAAAACGATTGCCTCAAGACGGCCGAGCGACGGTTCAATTGGGCGATCGAGTTGTCGACTTGCGAATCGCTTCGTTGCCGACCAGTCACAACGAAAGGATCGTGATTCGATTACTTGACAAAAGCGCGCGACTTTACACGCTCGCCGAACTCGGAATGCCAGCGGACGAGCTGACCGCATTTCGATCGTTGATCAATCGTGACCATGGCTTGATCCTCGTAACAGGACCGACTGGCAGCGGGAAAAGCACCACACTTTATGGAGCTCTTTCGGAACTGGACAGCGAGGAACTTAACATCCTGACGCTTGAAGACCCCATCGAATATCAGCTTGATGGGATCAGCCAAACACAGATCAACGAAAAGAAGGGCATGACATTCGCCTCCGGGATGCGCAGCGTTTTGCGTCAGGACCCCGACATCATCATGGTCGGCGAAATTCGCGATTCGGAAACCGCGATGATGGCGATTCAAGCCTCTCTGACCGGTCACTTGGTATTCAGCACGCTGCACACCAACGACGCCGCCAGCGCCGTGACGCGACTTTTGGATCTAGGTATCGAACCTTACTTGGTCAGCAGTTCGCTGGTCGCGTCGCTTGCCCAGCGTTTGGTGCGTCGCCTCTGCCCAGAATGTAAACGGCCCACACCATCCGATTCAGGCTGTGACACGGTCGAGTTTCAACCTGGCGGTTGCGAAACTTGCCGACAGACGGGTTTCTCAGGACGAGTCGGCTTATTTGAATTGCTGACGATTGACGATCCATGCCGGGAACTGATTGGACAACGCGCCAGTGCCGCGATGATCCGTGAATCGGGGCTAAAGTCCGGAATGAAATTACTTGCGACCGACGGCAGGCAAAAAGTCATCCAAGGCATCACCACCATGGACGAAGTCCAACGAGTCACGACTTTGTGA
- a CDS encoding secretin N-terminal domain-containing protein yields the protein MSAQSLADEIDGDAIVELNLSGTVKVTTLLDLMSQELDVRFLHGTDIARRDVTVYTPAKLPKKVLPTLLGSLLREANLAIVDSDVPGWKRVVDIADIVSQAPAGNAAEVSRRNGPAAAVTQVLPVRFIDITVASTSLKAFLTRTGSNILALPEQRLMIVTGYAADVKMIAELLEMIDRADEQGVIEFYQTRRRPPAMLIEQFESIRSVDAGRNQTASGKPKLLIDKTGQRIVVAGPKELVSSAIKLLERLDSGTEFLTRVYRLENISAARLDRLVQGFVDRETTTAKRDSSSIETTVDEEGNLLVVQAGAVVHQQIETLLKELDKPIDAQESPIRFYKLKNATAIEVLYSLLALQQAAGIGQSPGVQNAGGFGGAFGAFGTMNQAVMPTAGVAGMSGNPAANTNLYPGSGSANQQVNGALGGGQFGVVGQNLSGNLAPNRGINQNAALATMGGMASGFGGSTAGSVAMLPGGARVSADVATNSLIVFAPANVQALYEKLIRSLDQRRPQVLIEADIIAIDTSDNFSLGVEISSGDRSGAKRLFEFTSFGLSEVDPTTGQLTVNPSLGFNGVLVDPDVADVIVQAVSRHTRGKVLSSPRVLVNDNQTGVINSISSIPFQAFSQGETTTLTGLGGNQEAGTTIQVTPHINEDDHLQLEFDVEFSTFIGSGSNNLPPPRQIDRVGSVVTIPNSKTVIVGGLKRTSQADTQTGVPWLEKVPIVRELTSLRTEEQSTTSFFLFIRPRILRDSQFRDLKFISDLQTQDAQLPADFPSSAPMLVTGETSTQACQLPNGAASGLRPTYRRESVYDESVVIDAPLQSAPQLIYPDSDPLPILQ from the coding sequence GTGTCTGCGCAGTCGCTGGCCGATGAAATCGATGGCGATGCGATCGTCGAATTGAATCTGTCTGGCACGGTCAAGGTCACGACCTTGCTGGACTTGATGAGCCAAGAACTCGATGTTCGATTTCTGCACGGAACCGACATCGCCCGTCGTGACGTTACCGTTTACACACCGGCGAAGCTTCCCAAAAAAGTTCTTCCAACATTGCTAGGCAGCCTGCTTCGCGAAGCCAACTTGGCAATCGTTGATAGCGATGTGCCGGGCTGGAAACGTGTTGTCGACATAGCCGACATCGTCAGTCAAGCTCCAGCCGGAAACGCCGCCGAAGTCTCACGCCGCAATGGTCCTGCGGCCGCCGTGACTCAGGTTCTACCGGTTCGGTTTATCGATATTACGGTCGCATCGACGTCCCTGAAAGCGTTCCTGACACGCACAGGGTCCAACATTTTAGCGTTGCCCGAACAGAGATTGATGATCGTCACCGGGTATGCGGCAGACGTGAAAATGATTGCCGAATTGCTTGAGATGATTGACCGCGCGGATGAACAAGGGGTGATCGAGTTTTACCAAACTCGCCGTCGCCCACCAGCGATGCTGATCGAACAATTCGAATCGATCCGCTCGGTCGATGCTGGCCGCAACCAAACGGCGTCGGGCAAACCCAAGTTGCTGATTGACAAAACGGGACAACGAATCGTTGTTGCCGGTCCAAAGGAACTCGTGTCGTCTGCAATCAAGCTTTTAGAACGTCTCGATTCTGGGACCGAGTTCTTGACTCGCGTTTATCGTCTCGAAAACATCAGTGCAGCCAGACTGGACCGCTTGGTCCAGGGGTTTGTAGACCGCGAAACCACGACGGCCAAAAGAGACAGTTCCTCGATCGAAACGACCGTCGACGAAGAAGGTAATTTGCTTGTCGTCCAAGCCGGTGCGGTGGTCCATCAGCAAATCGAAACGCTGCTGAAAGAATTGGATAAACCGATCGATGCCCAAGAGAGTCCGATTCGGTTTTACAAACTGAAAAATGCGACGGCGATCGAAGTTTTGTATTCGCTGCTGGCGTTGCAACAGGCAGCCGGTATCGGCCAATCGCCTGGGGTCCAAAATGCCGGAGGCTTCGGCGGAGCGTTTGGCGCTTTTGGCACGATGAACCAAGCCGTTATGCCAACGGCCGGCGTCGCTGGCATGTCGGGGAACCCGGCAGCAAATACGAATCTATACCCGGGTTCGGGATCGGCAAATCAGCAAGTCAATGGCGCTCTAGGCGGGGGCCAATTTGGCGTTGTTGGCCAGAACCTTTCTGGCAACCTTGCCCCCAACCGTGGAATCAACCAAAACGCCGCCCTGGCAACGATGGGCGGAATGGCGTCCGGATTTGGGGGATCGACTGCCGGATCGGTTGCGATGCTTCCTGGTGGTGCCCGCGTTTCGGCGGATGTGGCGACCAACAGTTTGATCGTTTTTGCCCCCGCGAATGTGCAAGCCTTATACGAAAAACTGATTCGTTCTTTGGATCAACGGCGACCCCAGGTTTTGATCGAAGCGGACATTATCGCGATCGACACCAGTGATAACTTTTCCTTGGGTGTCGAAATCAGTTCCGGTGATCGCAGCGGTGCGAAACGGTTGTTCGAGTTCACGTCCTTTGGATTAAGCGAAGTTGATCCGACAACAGGACAATTGACCGTCAATCCGTCACTTGGCTTTAACGGAGTCTTAGTCGACCCCGATGTTGCTGACGTCATCGTCCAAGCGGTCAGTCGCCACACGCGTGGTAAAGTTCTCTCCTCACCTCGCGTTTTGGTGAATGATAACCAAACCGGAGTGATCAATAGTATTTCCAGCATCCCTTTCCAAGCATTCAGCCAGGGCGAAACGACAACACTGACCGGACTCGGTGGAAACCAAGAAGCGGGCACGACAATTCAGGTCACGCCGCACATCAATGAAGATGACCACCTTCAATTGGAATTCGACGTTGAATTCAGCACGTTCATCGGATCTGGATCCAACAACCTTCCCCCGCCACGACAAATCGATCGTGTTGGCAGCGTGGTCACGATCCCCAACAGTAAAACCGTGATCGTCGGCGGACTAAAACGCACCAGCCAAGCAGACACCCAGACCGGCGTACCATGGCTGGAAAAGGTGCCAATCGTGCGCGAACTCACCAGCCTGCGAACCGAAGAACAATCGACCACGTCGTTTTTTCTATTCATTCGGCCACGCATCCTTCGCGACAGCCAATTTCGCGACTTGAAATTCATCTCCGATCTGCAGACTCAAGACGCACAACTTCCAGCGGATTTCCCATCCAGTGCACCGATGCTAGTCACTGGCGAAACCTCCACGCAAGCTTGCCAACTCCCCAATGGGGCTGCTTCGGGACTGCGTCCGACGTATCGCCGCGAGTCGGTGTATGATGAAAGCGTCGTCATTGATGCCCCGCTGCAATCGGCCCCACAATTGATTTACCCGGATTCAGACCCGCTGCCAATTCTGCAATAG